TAAGTATAAATTATGCAAGCAACTTGTTCCATGTTCTCCCGATTAGCTTGAATTCGATTCCAAAAACAGAAATCAAAGGAGTTTGTATAGATAATATGGTACACGCAGTTTTGGATATTTCATACCCATCACATAATCTATAAAGTAACATTGGACCAAATACAAAACAGAAGAAGAAAGTAACTAGTCAATCTTGACAATGGATTCTACAATGCCCTCCATCTCATTCAAATAATCTTCAAACACCTCTGTCTCTGTCTGGTCGCTAGTACCAAGCAAATTTCTGGCCTTTGTAACTGCCACTCTGATCTTACTTTTATCTTGTAGACGAAGCTTAGAACTTCTATCAATATCCTTTATAGCATTCCTTAACTTGTAAACATAGTCATCCAAAGCATTCATTGCTTCAACTTTCTTCTCATACATCCTATCTTCAGCCCGGTGTTTCTCAGCTTCTTGAATCAATCTCATAATTTGTTCAGAAGATAGTCTTCCATTGTCATTGGTTACGGTAATCCCATTCTTAATACCAGTGGTTTCTTCTTCAGCCGAGACATTTAGGATACCATTAGCATCTAAATCGAAGCATACATTTAAAGGATGGCCTGCAGGAGCAGAAGGAATGCCATTAAGGTTAAACAAACCAAGCAAGTTGTTATCGCTGGCTCTTTTCCTCTCACCCTCATAAACCTCAATCAGGACACTGGTTTGGTTATCTTCACTAGTTAAGTATGTGTCTATCTTCTTCGAAGGAATAGTGGTATTCCTTGGAATCACCACACTCATCAGACCTCCTTTTACCGATATACCAAGTGAAAGTGGTGTCACATCCAATAGCACCAAGTTTGGAACATTCTTAATGCCTTTATTCAACAACGCAGCCTGGACAGCTGCACCATGAGCAACAGCCTCATCAGGATTGATCCCCTTGCATAGTTCCTTTCCACTGAAGAAGTCCTGCAATAGCTGCTGCACTTTGGGAATCCTAGAAGAGCCACCAATAAGGACAACATCATGGATACTATTTTTGTCCATCTTAGAATCATTAAGACACCTCTCAACAGTCTCCATACACTTTTTAAAGAGGTCCATGTTGAGTTCCTCAAATCTGGCGCGAGTAATTGATGAACACAAGTCAATGCTCTCAAATATAGCATCTACCTCAATGGTAGTATCAATGGCAAATGAAAGTGTCCTTTTTGCCCTCTCACATACAGTTCTCAACCTTCTCAAGGCTCTTGCATTCCCAGTAATGTTCactttgttcttcctcttcaaCTCCTTAACAAAGTAGTTCACCATTCTGTTATCAATGTCTTCTCCTCCAAGGTGCGTGTCTCCAGCAGTGGCTTTGACTTCAAAGATTTCACCCTTGATGGTGAGGAGTGACACATCAAATGTTCCACCACCAAGATCAAAGACGAAaatatttctctctccaacACAATTAGCCCTCTTTTCAAGTCCATATGCTAGAGCTGCAGCAGTAGGCTCATTGATTATTTTTACAACATTTAGACCAGCAATGGTACCAGCATCTTTCGTAGCTTGGCGCTGAGAGTCGTTGAAATAAGCAGGCACTGTAACAACAGCATTCTTTATTGGTGACTCCAGATATGCCTCTGCAGTCTCGCGCATCTTTGTCAGGACTGTGGCAGAAATTTCCTCAGCAGAAATATGCTTCTCCTGTCCCTTGTGCTTAATAATGATCATGGGTTTGTCATCAGCACCAGCAATGACCTTGAATGGCCAAAACATTAGATCATCTTTAATAACTGGATCACTATATTTTCTTCCAATTAACCTCTTCCCATCTTCAAAACATAATCAGTGTCACATAGGAACAAGTTAGGAATTATTTGTTAATGATGTTAATCAAGTCAAGGTAGCCTAGCAGAAAACAAAACACTATTAATTTAATAACTTGAAAGAAATAATTTGAAACAAGGTAAAGTTAGAGAGCAAACTTGAGCACTTgataaaatgatattttttgCCGTAAAGGTAACAATCATGAGTTATGTTGCCATATATTtgttaggcttaattgcacttttcgtccctcATCTATGcctcttgtgcaattttggtcccttttATTTAAAAGGAGCAATTTTGGTACATCAAAGATCAATTTGTGACAATTTGATCCTTCCGTTAGATTCCGTTCAATTCCTAACAGATTTTTCATACGTGGCGCTCATTCATAACGTGGCCCTAACACATTTTGCCACTTAGATGCCACTAGGACTCCACGTAATACAACATAaaagtaattaaaatttaaaaatcaaaaaaatcaaaatttatttaactttaatcGTAATCAAATTATTAATCTAATCAACCTCCATCTtcatacgttcaaaaaaaaaacctccatCTTCATCTGGAATTaatcaacaacaaaaacctTTCAACTTATCCTTGCTGATCCAAACAATAAACCCAAAGCAATCCTCTGCATATCACCTCTTTCTTCTCCACCACTAAGCCCTGCTGCAAAACTTTTCACCACCACAAATTCCAATCTGAAATTGCATCTGATTCAAACCCATAACATAAATTCTGGAACCACAACATAAATTCCAACATACCATAAAGAACAGAGGCCCTAATCTCATCTCAGCCACCAACTTTCGCCGCAGAGCATACTTTTGTCACCGCCGCGCAACCTCGATCCAGCCCACAGTCGAGGTTCAGACCATGGTCGTCGTTGACAGAACCGCTCCTTGGCCATGGCATCACGCACCGCACCATCTTCACCAACACCATCAAAGCTCGCATCAAGTCTCTCTCCTTGTTGTGCGTCCACCCTTTCCCCGCTTCCCTTTCTCTCGATCTGGAGAAGCACCGACATTTTCTCTCTATTTGGAGACGCACCACCGATTCTCTCGATCTGGATTTGTCTCTCTACGTGTGTGAAGATGAAGGGGAGGACGATGAAGATGCTCGAAGGTGGAGGAAAATGTTGGTTGTGGATGATGGAGGATTCAAGGGAGTTGAGAGTGATGGTGGCTGGGGAAAATTGGGATTAGGGTTCAATACGTTTAATTTCattctttatttaatttgttttatttattttattttattttattttattttattttattttattttatttgctgATGTGTTATGGTggtgtaataaaaaaaatctcaataagAATATTCCGTTTAAAATTGGACGGAAGCTAACGGCGGACCTAATTGTCACATCCTATTCTTTGATGTACCAAAATTGCTccttttaaacaaaggggacCAAATTTGCACAAGAGGTATAGATgagggacgaaaagtgcaattaagcctatttgTTATAGGATTCAAGCACGCTTGTGCTTGCTATAATGcactttgcttataaaaaaatgtgaCCATATATTTGTTCAATTAAAAGCAACATCAAAATAATCATTGAAATGAGTCcattaacaaaagaaaaatttattacCAAAGACAGTGTTTGCTGGGTTTGTTGCAGCCTGATTTTTAGCAGCATCGCCAATCAATCTTTGGTGATCTGTGAAAGCAACAAAAGAAGGAGTGGTTTTGTTTCCTTGGTCATTGTGGATGATCTCCACTCGACAGTGTTGCTCTTCCCATACTGCAACACATGAGTACGTCGTGCCGAGGTCGATTCCTATCACCAATCCCTCATCTTGCCTTGCCATTCTCTTTCAACTGCAGTCAGACGCAGGAAGCTATTTAGTACCATAGAAGAACCCATTTTGGTTTTCATCAATGAgaaatttatgaaaaattaaaacGGTGAGTAAGATTTAAAACGGTTTTAATTCACATTTATTTAATACTTCATCcaatcatttttataagaaacactttgaaattttttttttcatttttataaaaaatactattacaaaattaagtcaaataattcaTTCAAATGCAAAGAGACTCATTCCTCATACAAAAATTTAAAGGGAAATTACAAGCACCCAATATTAGTTTCATTGATTTGTGTGATTTTGTTaaagtttttcttataaaaatgattgGAAGGAGTATGTATGAAGGGAGAAATATATAAAATGTTAACATGGCAACCACAAcccaaaatcttttttttctaaagcAAAAGTTTTATTGAAATGATGAGTTATCGAGATACAAAACCTCTCAATAAAAGGCTAATCAAAAAGACTCTAGCCTGAGCAAAGAGCCCGCCAAAAGAGGAAAAAACCACCCCAACAGACTTaacaaaagaaataacaaagCAACTCCAGCCAAAACCAAAGCCTAAAGAAGACAAAAAAACAGCACTACATGCTCCCAATATCCTTATCCGGGGACTCGCGACTTGGTTGGATAGATAATGGAAGACGAACTCTGTTCTGTTAAATTTTGGCCTTGAATTTGTAAGGAACTCAAAAGGGATTTCAGAAAATTATATGGATGGGGGTTTAAGGTCGTATAGGCCAAAGTGTTAATTTTACTGTGTTTAATGCTGGTTATGATTCCTTGGTTGACTATAAGAGCCAGAAAAGATGGCCAATATGTACAAGATAAAAATTGGAGTGAATTCAAGCTCGGGAACaaacttaaaaaataaatagcTAACTAACAATTCATTGCATTCTTAACATGGCTGGAGAGAGCAGAACAAGCAACATCAAAACAAGAAAAGGCGAAAGGAATAACATTGATAGATGAGATATCTTACATCTTTGCAGTCCAAAATCTTAAAATGCTAGAGACCTTGGTTCTTTTTGAGTGTTTTTCGTTTTCCTCTCTTCTTTCACTATTTATAGAGTAAAAAggttgttagaagtcccacattggctagagataaggccaatcaagtgtttataagggttgtgcaaacctcaactcttgagctagcttttgtggttgagtataggcctcccaatttctaatatggtatcagagcctatcctagatccatttgttgtgtggagacctcccatatttgggtcacccgttgttgttcccacgttccagtctgttcaaatcctggacgtgagggggtgtgttagaagtcccacattggctagagataaggccaatcaagtgtttataagggttgtgcaaacctcaactcttgagctagcttttgtggttgagtataggcctcccaatttctaataaagGTCATTTTGGTCCCTAAATGTGTTCATTTATCACGGTCCAGTCCTTATACTTTGGAAATAGTCTTTTTTTGTCCCTGAATGTGTTACCATGTGTCAAGTTGGTCCTTGATTTAGTTTTCCGTTAGTCCCTGAGACGGAAAAGTTCAAATGTCATCATTTTTGCCACGTTGGTTTGACACATGATCAATGACTCATATCTTTTTATGTCACATTAGTCAATTtagagttaagaactaagaactaagaattttaccattggaggtgctgacatggacttcttagttcttaaaaataagaactcagttcttatataagaagttttgctttttgagttcttagcttaaaatattaattatttctctctcatccaaattattttattactttatgagttttgttttattactttatgaaaataaaaagtataaataatgtggttggtgagaccaaatgaatagtggtaagaactaataactaagaactcatggttggagcaaaattacttgagagttgcttaaacacatgtggcaatacaggcccacatgaatagtgctaagaactaaaaaataagaactagcattggagatggtcTTACAAGTTTTCCTCTGGTCAAGACTTGGATTCCGTACTGTGCGAGTATTGGTCCGTTTGGAGGTAGAGCAGCTCAATTATTACTCCACTAGCAGTTTTTTAATATTTCCCAACAACTTTAAGTGGTGAACCCCTACGTGTCTTGTTGCTTGGCCTGTAAGGAATACTCCCTTTGTTGTGCTGTTTTGGGCTGAGCCCTTTTTCAATCTAATGGATACCTTTCTATGACAAAATAAAACCCTTTATAtaccttttcttcctttttatctctttttttctcttttttttcattG
This is a stretch of genomic DNA from Lotus japonicus ecotype B-129 chromosome 1, LjGifu_v1.2. It encodes these proteins:
- the LOC130728850 gene encoding heat shock 70 kDa protein 4-like, which produces MARQDEGLVIGIDLGTTYSCVAVWEEQHCRVEIIHNDQGNKTTPSFVAFTDHQRLIGDAAKNQAATNPANTVFDGKRLIGRKYSDPVIKDDLMFWPFKVIAGADDKPMIIIKHKGQEKHISAEEISATVLTKMRETAEAYLESPIKNAVVTVPAYFNDSQRQATKDAGTIAGLNVVKIINEPTAAALAYGLEKRANCVGERNIFVFDLGGGTFDVSLLTIKGEIFEVKATAGDTHLGGEDIDNRMVNYFVKELKRKNKVNITGNARALRRLRTVCERAKRTLSFAIDTTIEVDAIFESIDLCSSITRARFEELNMDLFKKCMETVERCLNDSKMDKNSIHDVVLIGGSSRIPKVQQLLQDFFSGKELCKGINPDEAVAHGAAVQAALLNKGIKNVPNLVLLDVTPLSLGISVKGGLMSVVIPRNTTIPSKKIDTYLTSEDNQTSVLIEVYEGERKRASDNNLLGLFNLNGIPSAPAGHPLNVCFDLDANGILNVSAEEETTGIKNGITVTNDNGRLSSEQIMRLIQEAEKHRAEDRMYEKKVEAMNALDDYVYKLRNAIKDIDRSSKLRLQDKSKIRVAVTKARNLLGTSDQTETEVFEDYLNEMEGIVESIVKID